The genomic DNA aaattagttttttaaGTCAGGAATTTAAATATTGGACAAGTTTTGCATAtcctatcataattaattttaaaattatttatatttgataccAAAGATATAagattcaattaaataaaattttcttttaagtgaaagatgaacaaaatcaaaaaataaaaaatcatgcTAAATATGATTtacatgtaatttatttttattttggaaaaatgaaaatatggaGGTATCATTAACATAGTTTTAAAATAGGTAGTTTGACCGTTTCGCGTTCGTATGGGCGGTCAAATTTTTACCTTCAATACGGTTACCTTTCGATAGACGGTTCGAACGTAAATTCGAGACAGAAATTTCCGGTTCAAAAGGTTACTCATTATTCTAGTGGATCTGTGAGGAGACCTCTTTGATGTTTTCGCATTAGGAAGATTGGATTTTTTATAGTTCGTCTTATGTTCAAGGTTAGTCCTCTCACCTCTGTCTTCATCCTTGTCCTCGACGAACACTTTATTGTTCAGCACAAACTTAACTTTTAGGATTGTTTGGTAAGTGGAATTCACTTGGATAGACACTGtaatcattttgaaaataatttttttttaccatgaTCAGATCGAAGTTTTGGCAAACCGACAGACGTCCTCAAAGCTTCTATAACTCATATTGCTTTTTTTCTTTGTGTTTTAGTTAAAACTGAAGATATTTCATATGATTAACAAGAtttctctaaatattttttttcgtGATCAAGTTCAATTGAAGGAGAATGAGTGAtaaagagaaggagaagaagaaagggCGTTGTCCGAAATTTAGATTGTTACCGTAAATTGAAGATTAAAAATTAACCATGATTAAGTTAAGAAAATGAGAGATCTCAATAAtggttatttattattttcaaataattttttttatttattaatttggtctgtttaaaaaataaattctggTCCAACCGTGGTTAAACGAGTAGAAAAATGATCAtagactttttatattttaaatgattcaaattatttaataaaaaaatattaaaaatgatatattgatttaaattgcacaaaaaatttattattagttgCTGACAATAAAAGTGTTATAaccattattataattattagacAGTTTAATTTATTACTAGTCTTCTTTTCCCATTAtaatattcattagattataccaattaataaataatcacCCAACCATTAAATGCTAATTATcataattcttattttaatttgacagCTCATCACTTTCCCTCCTGCCACCTCTTTTGCCACATGGCACAATCCTGCCACCCTGTCACCtatttctcttttctctctctagcctgcatatatatatatatatactacatAACACTACACCTGTACCTCTATAACGTGGTCCAATAATCCGTACACTTACTTTTTGAAAaccttattatattttattaaatatataaatatcaacattcctttttataaattattttttgaaaaccagcaaattatataataaaataatttttttattatgcatGCATGAGATCgtatatcaaataaaatcttatttgtttaattatctaatcatttaaatatatataaaaatataataattaataacttactttttcattaaaaattcattaatttttttaaaaattatatgaataaaaagattCTAATaagacatttataataaaaaataaaaattaaataaataaaaaaaattgttcaaaccCAACTCCCAAATTAAGTAGTTGGGATTTTCTAAACAATGCTAATATTAATATTGGTTTTCtctatgttaaaaaaatataattttttagaattttgtaaaaaaaaatgtattatttgatgaaaaagtattatatttagatttttttttaatttgttacattattataatattcttttgtatttaaaatttatttaaaaaaaataaagtaaaaatattttaatcgatgaaataagtgatttgatagttaaataatatttatgtgaaCAATAgtatcaaatttcaaaaataacttgAAAAATCTATATCAAACTATCTcgcaatatattattttttttttccataagattcatatattatttattatatacaactttgttaatagttttaaaaataaattaaaaacattattcaaaccaacattattcatattaaatgaGTAGGAAACAGTTCAGCATTACCATCTCTCTTTTTCACATCGTTTTCAACCATAAGCATTCATATCTTGCCAAAttgtttttttcctttttttccttttttttcttttttttaaatgttatttatttatttattttgttttaaagtgagacttttttttttttctaaaccaATCTCTAATTTATTATAGTGTCATCATAAACCATAACCAAATGTAAAACTAGtttgatttaaacttatttgctaaatatttcataattcatcttattattctaattcttacaaaattattcaaattattcattaaataaactcGCTAAAATTACTGTAACAGATTATTACAGAAATCACGGTTTATTCGAACTTATAAGCCGAATCAAACTAGTCTTTAGTATGTAAATGCATGTCATTCGTGTAACTATATTTATAAAGCTGTTGGCTATAAATCCCATTCATAAAACGCTTCTCTTTCTATTTGAAATCTGATCAATATGAACGGCGATAATAACAAGAAATTATTCCGATCACCGTCGACGGCGTCGGCCACATTTGAAGAATCCGGCGACCCGATTGCGGCAATGGAAGTTGACGACGACGGCGAGGCGGAGGCGGCGGAGGAGGCAGATAACGAGCTCTCAAGGCTACTAGAAACCTATGCTGGATCGGAAATGAATATGACGAAAGTGAGATTCATCGAATATCCATACTCATGGCCGCTTATATTCAGATCGTCAATGACTTCATCTTACATTACGATCAACGGCAACGAGGAATCATGCGGTTCTTCGTTCTCAGATTTGGATTCATCGGCGATGGCTAGTATTGATGTACGGCCTGTAAACTACATTTCTCATGGGTTGTTCTTTGAAGCATTTAGAACCTATTCGATTGATGAAAATGAAGATGGGTTTTTCGATATACCTGTTTTTAGTGAAACTGATGGGGAGATGTTGGCTAGGTTTCTATGGGAAGAAGATGTTGATGATTGAATGTGACGACGGAATCGCCGGCGGTGGCGGCGCCGGTGCCGGTGGCGGCGGAGGCGGTTTAGTAGGGAATGATGGTAGACATTTTTAGGGTTATAATGGTGGGGGGCAATGGGGAGTGTTTTTCTTTGTGGTACTGTAAAAATGgtttttattactatatttgtggaagaatagaaaaaaagttaaagtgCTATTTTCAtggtaaaaaaaagaaaagttaattaatatgccactttttttctttctttttttttgtcttttagtGTAGGAAATTACATTATTGGGTGAATTGACAATCTTATCCTCTCTTGTTTTAATGGTTTTGGAAATGGAGGTAAAGTGGTTTAAGGGTATTTTGgtcttttaaagaaaaaaaaactttacttGTTTAGTGTAgtagataatttaaataacttaatatcaAGTTCTAATTAGATTTCAACTATGAGGTTTGACTCATAAACAATAcctacttttattaaaaataggaAATTTCTTTTGaaggaattatatatatatatgataactagaaaaaaaaactattcgaaattgaattttgaatctATTACtaaaaagaaagtgaaaattTGTGGGACTTGAAATAAGACAAATTAGTTGACAAATATGGGAAATTGTAACTTTTTAAACAATTACCGACAGGTTGTCTTTTGTtaccaatattattattaataagttaatatgAAGAATTGCATTATTAAACTACTATCATTAAATAATGATAACTAAAAGTTAAGAAAACTTTGTTTCTTATTTCTCTGTCTAcaaattatctataaaaaaatataataataaaaaaaaaatttaatttgttcttggCTGATATTAGATtctttaatattgaagatttaTATTTAAGTTGGTGTGTATTTTGTTTGATCACACGTCTTATTTAGTCGAATCggatttttcatataaaatttttataatctaaataatattttcaatttttagtgACTTGTTTGCTGCTCATATccgttaattattattttgtgatgAGATAaagttgttttctttttcaataaaGAGTTTTTTAAGCTAACCATTCATTTCAAAGCCTCttacaaatattttcattattttgactatatataatgtaaattgTTAATTATCATATATGACGTAACATTTGTTGACGTTAGTTTACTGACCTATGAGTAATGATAAATTTCACTGCtgcttataattttttttttttagagattcTTCTGATAGCGTATAACAGTTTGTATTTGTAGTCactttaataatttcaaaattattaaaagttttattattatttttttttcaaatttgtcctattatttaatatttaaattcccatttagttgttttgatttattttatatgtgactcctaattaactatttaatatataaattctcattaagttgtttagattttattttatatgtaattcGTTATTTGAATTAACGAGaattaactttataaaaaataaataagtgaactaataaaaaaaaagtatatataaaagACGGAAGATCAAGGGGTTGAATTTACACTAGATGTGATGTTAAACTAGtttctctttaaataaaaataattaataaaataactatcATTATAAAAGATATTCCATAATTCTCAATTTTGTGAATTATCatctcatttataaaattattatcacttattaaataaaatacataatataatttttgtgaGGGGTGCCTTCATCCCGGGGACTTTTTACTTTTGtgattattttaagattgttaattgtttattatgtttaaaaattgttttagtTAAGTAATAAACAAATTCATGCAACAAATTTATTTACAGTTTGTTTGTAATGATAATACATTTACTCATCAATTTATTAGGATAGGatatttttttccttctaattaattatttgttcaaaatttaaaaaaaataatattaatgtaaaatgTATTGTAGatttttttgtgttattatataagataaaaaatcaATGTTGTACATTATACAAATTGTAGGTAGggattgaataaaaaaatatttcaagttTAATTCTCATTAGGGGTAAACGAGTCAAGTCGCTCTTGAATAGCTCGGTCAAAACTCGGTTCGATCTCGGTTTCTCCGAGCTCGAGTCGAATTTGAGTAGCTTGATTATAAAATCAAGTTCGAACTTTGTATTTGTTGTTCGAGTAGCTCGCGAATAgctcgttatatatatattaagtaaaaatagttaattaagtataagtattaattaactattaaataaagaacttaatcaTGTTAATCTAATCTTGTGTAGATAAAATGAAACCGGAAAGATGCCCGACATTTTATTAAATCGGTATATGATCAAAGTTCGGTATTATACAAAAAGGGACTTCGGTATTATCTGTAAATCGACATTTTGTGAGACGCAGTCGGTAGTTTACAAAGATCGGTAGTTTGTCAAAACGTAACCGGTAGTTTGTAAAATCGGCATTTTACAAACACGTAACCGGTATTTTATCTCAGATCAGTATTTTGCAAAAGCGGAGCCGGTAGTTTGCATTTCGGTTTTATCTTAAAGCGGAGTCGGCATTTTTCTCACATCGGTTTTATATCAAGGCACGTGTCCGGTATTTTGCAAATCGGTATTTTGCAAAGCACGCGTCCGGTTTTATATTTTGGTATTATATAACTTCGGTTATATTATAAGCGATTCCAGTATTTTCTTGAAATCGGTATTTCCTAGAAGCACTTCCGGTATTTTTCTTGCTTCTTACAATCTATCAACCTCGGTAACATATAAAGACATTTCCGGTAGCTGCAGACATCAACTTTATGCGTCCTCagtatttcatttatattttggtGCAAAGACTGATGAAGACCTTTTGGCAGCAGCAAAGCTATGCTAAAAGAACCAAAGACAAGTCAAAACTTTTGAGATTTATGCTCCTTGTAAAtcataatttcattaatgacaatttggcttattatcatccaagtactgacaaaatcaaaaaatattttatctgaTGTACTATCCTAGaactcaaccaatcaagatcaagacaAATGTCTTAAGAAGCAAAATATGTCCGTTGAGCAACAAAATATGTTCGTTGACAtttgcctacttaagaagaTAGAGGACAACTTGCTTTACACTGACTTTTCTAAACAATCCTTTTTACGAACCTTAAACCATCAACTCTTTCAAGTTCAAAAAGTATAATAAGACTTCAAGTGTGTCAGAGttctaaatttgtattataattctatatatttaGTGTGAGTTTgttagcattgtaagttgacagaatctgTTTCTGTTCAACATAGCGTGCGTGTTAGGAGTTCGAAAATAGGTAGtaactaagtcctggttgttcgactgggttgtgtacaagtgttgtattcaatcaaatcttctagtgaatatccttctcaagtttgagaaaaaggggtgacgtaggagctttatctctgaacattcataaacatccTTTGTGTCGTGTGTTCTTTCCTATTGCATTACTCTAATCTTACTGTGTTACTTTAAgtcgaaacaaacatttccgcacttgaactcggttcaagagtttgtgatgacttgtgaaaaatagaaaccaatattaacttctaacagagttaatatcaaacgaaatgtgtaagcgttcaacctTGTGAGACCCCCGTCTCCATCGTCGATCCTGATcccaacaatatatatatatataaactaaaaaaacctTCTTCCATCAATTCCTCCATCAAACATACTTGGAAGCAACTATTTCTCATATTCTTCTATTAACGGAGCAGTGTCTTCCGTCTTCACCAAACTTTGAGTTCAATGAACAATTTTGTCCCTCAAAATCACTCAGGTACTTCATATTCTAgtctacatttttttaaaatctacaaaagaaaaaaaaaacattattattaataatagccTAAGAAGAGAATCCCATTGTCCGGCTCGTATGTCTCTAACCGTGGCAGTCGAGCAGTCCCTCCTTATGCGAATGTTCCGAAATTCCTCCCTATTAAAAATTGGCATGCACTCAAACCATGGATCATGCCAGAAAAACATACCTCGCCAGTCTCCAAGTCGAATGTCGAATAAAGACGTAATGCTGTTTTTTAGCTTCAATACTTTATTTAACGACCACGCCATATCGTCTTTCGTCTTCCTCGTCCAAACGCTTAACTCTTTTTTCATAAATCTCAAGTGTACCCACTTGACCCATAATGATTCTTGTTTTCTTTCGATAGCCCATAGGTGCTTGTACGTAACCACTTTGTTCCATTCGATGCAACTTTTCAAATCGATGCAGCTTTTCAAATCGATGCATCCCCCATCTTTTGGTTTGTAAACATCCGATCACTTGACTTTCTTTCCGCCTCGACCTTTGCTGCCCCATATAAAGTTACGCATAAGAGTATCAAGTTTTTCATTACCTTTTTTGAGAGTACGATTTGTTGAGCCCAATAACCGATCACACCCATAACGACGCTTCTCACCAATTCAATCTGGCCCGCGTATGATAATTTCTTTGCTGCCCAACCCATGATGACGTTCTTAACTTTTTTGATTAGTGGTCGACAATGAACGATCTGAATTTGTCTAGCCGTAAGAGGTATCCCCAAGTAACGAACCGAAAAAGAACCCTCGTTAATTCCCATAATGTCGTGGATCTGCGCCTTTGTTTCCTCATCAACTCCACCATAAAATGTCAAACTCTTGTTCACATTAATCATCAAACCTGTAATATTAGAAAAGAAATTGAGTGCATCTTTAACGGTGTTAATGGTATCAACATCAGCGTGCGCAAGTATAAACAAATCATCCGCGAAATATAAATGTGTAATCCCCTCCCTCCTCGCAGAATGGGTGAAATCTGTAATGGCGATTCTTTCGGAATATTGTTAAGATACTCTCAAAGATCTCCATGATCAATACGAAGATAAACGAAGAGAGAGACTCCCTGCCTCACTCCATTTTCACCATTAAAGTAGCCTCCGTGGACGTCGTTGGCACAAATTACAAAATGAGAGGTAGTGAtacactgcataatccaatcaatataAATGCTCGGGAAACCAGAAACAGCAAGAAAATTGTGGATAGTCCCCCATTTGACAGAGTCAAAAGCCTTACAAATATCGATCTTAAACGCAACACTCAAAGATATATTCTTCCTACCATAACCCTTAAGAATATTCTGCATTAGGAGAATGTTATATGATATAGATCTATCGGGGATGAAAGTTGATTGACCTAGACTCACAATTTTAGAAATCactttttgaaaatgtttagcaaaattttttgaaataatcttaTGCACAACATTGCAACACGAGATGGGTCTAAAGTCTTGGATTTTTTCGGGCACGGAGTTTTTAGGGATAAGGTTAAGGATAATGATGTTCCATTGTTTAAGCATCCTCTTATTCCTAAATAACTCTAACACCCCCTCAGTAACGTCATGTCCAACAACGGTCCAATTCTCTTTGAAGAATTCCTCATTGAAACTGTCCGGACCGGGACTTTTATTTTCGTTAATGCTGAACAAAGCCTTCCTAACTTCTTCCCTTGTAACCACCTCAATTAGATCCCGACTATCATCAGTCGATATCCTCTTGTCAACAATCTGGTAGAGTGTGTTAAGATGACTATGTTGTTGCTCGGTTTTTATACCCATAAGACCCCGATAAAATTGGATAGCCAATTTCTGAATTTGATCTTGCCCTTGTGAAAATTCTCCATTGTCTTTCCTAAGTTTATGGACGTTGTTTTGAAGATTCCTAAATGAGTACTTCTGATAGAAAAAAGCAGTGTTCTTATCACCAAGCGAAATCGACTTTTACCTTGCAAATTTCTCCTCCATTGAACTAGGTTTTCTAAACAAAGTTAAGGTAgttgattaaaaaattgtttataagaCAAACTTATTGGTAACTGATACATTACATTGTAATACATAAATGGTTATCTTGGATCAATCGAAAATCAATAtctatttaacaataataaaattatttgtgatAAAATCGGTTGTTTGCAGTAACGACACAGAAGATTGGGgtgtctaaaaaaaatattctattttaggttttattaaataaatataataataaattaactattttaggttttattaaataaatataataaatttatattatttttaataaaaaaaagatagtttaatgaattaaataatttattaatacattagTGACCTAATAATCAATCTTATTGGTTCTGatattttttgggggaaaaacgacttagcgttatttcattaaaaattctcaaaaacgaaaaaaaaaatcacgagtttaagagatcattctagataggcCTAGATTGATTttaaagtcgtaacattctgaataaaagctaaaaagctaaaaacgtaaattaattatctgattataatgttttcaattctagtgagttcaaaaaatggtaaattccagtCCCTACAGATATTCCAATTCTACTCCGTGCTtagaattcttctccacgttcccgcgagggcgctgcaatctgatacaatatttttccataactcttcaacgttCCTACgagttctgccatatacccttgcatttcgTTTTTGCCAAATATTacacaccactactccaaagtcgcacttgaacacgcttgttgcaaatctatttcccttggttttgagtagtgtcgcttctttgatttcattccattcgcttgGGAAATTGATCAGCTCCaaacttttatagaatctgttccaaagctccgaagcaatacagtagctcccgaataggtgatctatgatttcttcatttcctctacatagaagacagctcgcgttcagaatgctcatatacttgctgatacgatcacgagtgctgagtcttttccagaaggcgagccatagaatgaactggtgtcgagggataatcttcgttgaccatacaagaggagctcattctactttctgcgctttttccagagttacctcccatatttttcAAGATGGAAAATTATATCTGACATGACAAATTTTTGGGTATCAGGTAATTATTTGAACCAGAACCAGAACCGAATCGAATCTGATATTGCCTTGAAAAATTAGGTATTCAAATAACCCGAATTTTTTGTTACGAACCGACATATACTCGAACCCGATTTAAGAactgaatatttataaaaattcatttacaaagatatattttataaattgaaccAAATTTATATACCCATTTGTTTTATAGAGTTTAGAATTTTtgacttattaaatattatttttgaccctttaataaataattatttttagttaataaaagataattattttaatatttgatattattaaaaaagattaaattattgtcttaaaatatttaaataggaagaattataactataatatgaaaattatattatttttaaaaggtaataaaaaatattactaacaaacttaaattttgaattaaaagtattaaaaaaaaatacaaaaattaaatatgatttcatttaattataaaattttaaactttcaaTACAtctgtattattatttataaagaatgaaaatattgtaaatctaatgaaattaaacctACTTATCTTGAAATGAATGAACATAGAAGAAAATTGTTGTAGTAGAATAATGGAAACCTAACCCTAgtgaatatatttttctctgAAACCTGCAAAAGATTGAAGAAGAAtctgaatttatttatttgttgattgTTGTCTCTGTAATCGTTGCAAGGTAAAAcgtctcttcttcttcattcatctCTTATCTCTGTAGAAGTTTAGAGCAAGTGTTAGAACTTTAGTGCTATCTATATACAGAAATAGGTCAAGTTACGCTTATGGTGTTTAATTCCACAGAAATTGAAATCTATGGTGCTGAATGCCAAGGCGATGCATTAACAGTTCTTGAGTTTTGTTTCGTCCTGTTTTAATTTCACATAAATTGAATTCATTGATGATATTTCAGTTCTTCAACCATAAGCTTAGGGCTTTTTCTTAGAATGCAAGAATTGAAATAAAATGTGTTTAGGGCTCACTattaattgaagatgaattAGAGACATTCACTGACAAGTTCATAATGAAGATAACGTGACTAGTTCAAATAATGGAATTGAATTGTTAAATTCACTGAGTTTTCAATGACGAGATTATGGAAAGAAAGATaagttatgttgtaatatgtAGAATTATCTTTCACCATTGTTGTTATTGCAAACATGTAATTAAACCTGCTTGTATAGATGGCCAGATGGGATGCGATATTGTCACTCCCTGTACAGAATCCACCAACTTTAGAGTTCTCTTCAAACGATATTGTTTGGTCGAGAGTGGAAGGTTGGCGTGATAACCTAGACAGAGTTGCCCTAATCCCATTTGCCAGAGTAGATGATTTTGTTCAGGGAGAATCAAACAACAGTAATTGCCCTACGAGATTCCATGTTGAAGCAAGAAGGCGTAGATCGCCAAAATCGAACTGCAAGCCAAAGGTTGATGGAATTCTTGAGTATATCCTGTATGGTTTCAATCCGATTGAACATACTTTAACCAAATTATTCCTTttaaattgattgattgatcgttttgtatttatatatatatgtacataGGTATTGGTGCTCATTCGGACCAGATGACCATAGAAAGGGTGGTTTGGTTAGACCAAGCAGGAACACTTATATCCCTAAAAAGAAATCTGTTGGACGGCCAAGTACAAAGAGAGGCTGCACTTGTCATTTTATTGTGAAACGTTTAATAGCTGAACCATCTGTAGCACTTGTGATTTACAATCAGGATAAACATGTGGATAAAAAAGGTTCACACTGTCATGGCCCGCAGGATAAGATGTCAGTTGGTACTCGTGCTATGTTTGCCCCATATATATCGGAGGATCTTCGTTTACGAATCATGTCACTATTATATGTTGGAGTGCCTGTAGAAACTATAATGCAAAGGCACAGTGAATCTGTTGAAAGTCAAGGTGGGCCGAGCAATCGTGATGATCTTTTAGCTCATAGATATGTTCGTATTCAGGAGAGGAATATTCGTCGTTCTAAATATGAATTGGATCCCGATGATGCTGTTAGTATCAATATGTGGGTTGAAAGCCATCAGAATCAAGTTTTCTTTTATGAAGATTTCTCTGATTCCAATCCTTTCGCTGTGGGTATTCAAACTGAGTGGCAGTTGcaacaaatgataaaatttgGTAACCGTAGTCTTCTGGCATCTGATTCGAGATTTGGATCGTATAAATTGAAGGTATCAAATGCTTTTTTATGCAATTGTTATCTTTTTATGACTACCTCTAACTTGTTCCACAGTATTCAATTCACAGTCTTGTGGTTTTCAACTCGGAGAATAAGGCTATACCCGTGGCATGGGTACTGACTTCGAGATTATCTAGTGGTGATACTGTTAGGTGGATGAGGGCTCTTTGCAATAGAGTTCATACAAAAGATCCTTCATGGAAATTGGCTGGATTCATAATTGATGACCCTGTAGCTGACATTCAAGCAATCAGGTTTGCTATTATTTCTCTCTGACCTCGCTTGAGCTAcaattatcaatcaaaattaTACCCTAATTCCCTTTACCCAAATAAGCTGGCTTTTTATAACCTACATCAAagaaggttattcaaataatcccaaatcaaacaaggcaataaccattcatcaaacaaggccttaggtAAACAAATGCCTCATTCAAggataaaattaagataaactaACATTGATGATGCTTTCAAATGGTAGACTTCTTGTTAAATATGTTGCATTATTTCTCGGGA from Impatiens glandulifera chromosome 9, dImpGla2.1, whole genome shotgun sequence includes the following:
- the LOC124914189 gene encoding uncharacterized protein LOC124914189 isoform X2; protein product: MILFRENQTTVIALRDSMLKQEGVDRQNRTASQRYWCSFGPDDHRKGGLVRPSRNTYIPKKKSVGRPSTKRGCTCHFIVKRLIAEPSVALVIYNQDKHVDKKGSHCHGPQDKMSVGTRAMFAPYISEDLRLRIMSLLYVGVPVETIMQRHSESVESQGGPSNRDDLLAHRYVRIQERNIRRSKYELDPDDAVSINMWVESHQNQVFFYEDFSDSNPFAVGIQTEWQLQQMIKFGNRSLLASDSRFGSYKLKYSIHSLVVFNSENKAIPVAWVLTSRLSSGDTVRWMRALCNRVHTKDPSWKLAGFIIDDPVADIQAIREVFQCSVLISFWRIRHALHKNIVKRCSEVEMRSAISKWLGQAVNEICTGNGTVRLFDDFLEDFVDSYDFTDYFKAVWYPRIGLWTTALKNLPLASLESCAAMEFYHNQMKLRLLNDSDSNSYQRSDWLVYKLSTKVHSYFWLDEYSGKDDFQRYWKNERSCGLTSWNKSLKIPDSDIVYENDDTHARVIDTEDKDKFHIVRNPGSEFALCDCGVSEMGNLCEHVLKIIKILRKRGLALPSVGMVQFNKAVTDLFQCPPHDSLFRDYAVSLAVWVQSQLDRRYLDENEENRKSSSLVDHIADKES
- the LOC124916019 gene encoding uncharacterized protein LOC124916019; amino-acid sequence: MNGDNNKKLFRSPSTASATFEESGDPIAAMEVDDDGEAEAAEEADNELSRLLETYAGSEMNMTKVRFIEYPYSWPLIFRSSMTSSYITINGNEESCGSSFSDLDSSAMASIDVRPVNYISHGLFFEAFRTYSIDENEDGFFDIPVFSETDGEMLARFLWEEDVDD
- the LOC124914189 gene encoding uncharacterized protein LOC124914189 isoform X1, producing MARWDAILSLPVQNPPTLEFSSNDIVWSRVEGWRDNLDRVALIPFARVDDFVQGESNNSNCPTRFHVEARRRRSPKSNCKPKVDGILEYILYWCSFGPDDHRKGGLVRPSRNTYIPKKKSVGRPSTKRGCTCHFIVKRLIAEPSVALVIYNQDKHVDKKGSHCHGPQDKMSVGTRAMFAPYISEDLRLRIMSLLYVGVPVETIMQRHSESVESQGGPSNRDDLLAHRYVRIQERNIRRSKYELDPDDAVSINMWVESHQNQVFFYEDFSDSNPFAVGIQTEWQLQQMIKFGNRSLLASDSRFGSYKLKYSIHSLVVFNSENKAIPVAWVLTSRLSSGDTVRWMRALCNRVHTKDPSWKLAGFIIDDPVADIQAIREVFQCSVLISFWRIRHALHKNIVKRCSEVEMRSAISKWLGQAVNEICTGNGTVRLFDDFLEDFVDSYDFTDYFKAVWYPRIGLWTTALKNLPLASLESCAAMEFYHNQMKLRLLNDSDSNSYQRSDWLVYKLSTKVHSYFWLDEYSGKDDFQRYWKNERSCGLTSWNKSLKIPDSDIVYENDDTHARVIDTEDKDKFHIVRNPGSEFALCDCGVSEMGNLCEHVLKIIKILRKRGLALPSVGMVQFNKAVTDLFQCPPHDSLFRDYAVSLAVWVQSQLDRRYLDENEENRKSSSLVDHIADKES